The Megalops cyprinoides isolate fMegCyp1 chromosome 10, fMegCyp1.pri, whole genome shotgun sequence genome window below encodes:
- the si:dkey-82o10.4 gene encoding m-AAA protease-interacting protein 1, mitochondrial yields the protein MQWFTLIAAFREFGGRAVRTPLACPWKLNTTKQLASRQFAYQHTCCLHTEEAGAVKLKLHNLRKQNVFLVGQKTRQYSTGSDKEPNTRSHPGITVVGIPDPVSWIRNKCVLFLIELYFGLSVSSAEFDNGAKQAVVYISNLMSLGKFEDLRSVVSNEALDHAKMRYKALTESQRRNLAIGLDDIIFLIPEDVSLFFDSRGRKFCYILMRFWYLSSADLPEDPESTRIFKVAETEGEDPPKKIVTAVYEFHRELTDGAEPEWTVTSIWHWKHLE from the exons ATGCAGTGGTTTACGTTAATCGCTGCCTTTCGTGAATTTGGTGGAAGAGCAGTGCGGACGCCTTTGGCCTGCCCTTGGAAGCTAAATACGACCAAGCAGCTTGCGAGCCGTCAATTTGCGTATCAACATACATGCTGCCTGCACACCGAAGAAGCGGGGGCTGTCAAGCTCAAACTGCATAACCTGCGGAAACAGAATGTGTTTCTTGTCGGTCAGAAAACCAGACAATACAGTACAGGAAGTGATAAGGAACCGAATACTCGCAGTCATCCGGGCATCACTGTGGTGGGAATACCGGATCCAGTCTCGTGGAtcagaaataaatgtgtattgtttttgaTTGAACTTTATTTTGGCCTTAGTGTTTCATCTGCGGAATTCGACAATGGCGCTAAGCag GCAGTGGTCTACATCTCCAATCTTATGTCCCTTGGCAAGTTTGAAGATCTGAGAAGCGTGGTGTCAAACGAG GCCTTAGATCATGCCAAGATGAGGTACAAAGCTCTCACAGAATCCCAAAGAAGAAATCTTGCCATTGGACTGGATGATATCATTTTTCTAATTCCAGAAGATGTATCACTTTTCTTTGACAGCAGAG gCAGAAAGTTCTGCTACATCCTGATGAGATTCTGGTACCTATCGAGTGCAGACTTGCCAGAGGACCCAGAAAGCACACGGATATTCAAGGtggctgagacagagggagaggaccCCCCGAAGAAGATTGTTACAGCGGTCtatga GTTCCACCGGGAGCTGACGGACGGAGCCGAACCAGAATGGACCGTGACCAGTATATGGCACTGGAAACACCTGGAGTGA